The genomic stretch GAGCAGCAGCTTGACCTTGTTCTTGGGCAGCAGCGCGCGGGCCCCATTCCAGGTCAATTCCGGCTTTTCATTCTTGAGGAAGGCGATTGCCACCGCTTCGGCGTCGCCGGTGTCGATCAGCATGCCGGCGGAGCCTGCCGCGCCGAAGGCGATGCGGGCGAACTGCAGCCTGGCCGAGGCGTTCTTGGCGCTCTGGCGGATCAGCCGCATGGCGTCTTCGTCGGCGCCGCCCTCGTCAAGCAGTTCAAGCCCGTTGTTGATCGCGCCGACCGGCGAGATGATGTCGTGGCAGACGCGGCTGCACAGAAGCGCCGCCAGGTCGGGCGCGGAGAGGGTGAACAGATCGGCCATCGGTGAAAATCCCTGCAAAATTCCACAATTCCTGGCCGAGCGATCGATCGTCGCGCCTGCCCAACACGAATCACGCTCCAACCCGAGGCTTTCTGAATACACAGCACTCGTACGTACAGCAACAAATCCAAAATTGTCGTCACGGCAAATGGCGTGTTCGCGTAGCCTGCCGGCGCCGCGATACCCCAAAAGCCAGCCTTCGAACCGCCATCTTCCTGTGGGAGTTAATGGTTGAAAAAGGATTACGGCATAGTTTGCCCCTAACAGTCATCCTTAACGGCCGCCTAAAGAGCCGGACCGGATGCGAGGCGTCGGCGAAAGTGCTCCATGACGGAGATTGGAAGCATGTTTTCCCGATACTACGACCGGAGTTTCCTCCGCGTCCTCTCAATGGCGATTACGCTCATGGGCGTTCTCGTCTTCTCGACATCAGCCCTGCGGGCCCAGGAATATACCGCGCAGGAGATTATCGATTCCGGTCACAAGTTCTTCGGCGCGACATCGGGTGGGCTCGCCACCGTCGTCGAGAAGATCTTTGCCTCTTACGGCTTGCCCAATGGCTATCTGCTGGGTGAGGAGGGGTCGGGCGCGCTGATCGGCGGCCTGACCTATGGCGAGGGTACGCTCTACACCAAGAATGCCGGCGACCACAAAGTGTTCTGGCAAGGCCCGTCGCTGGGCTGGGATTTCGGCGGCGAAGGGTCCCGGGTGATGATGCTGGTCTACAATCTCG from Mesorhizobium sp. NZP2077 encodes the following:
- a CDS encoding DUF1134 domain-containing protein — its product is MAITLMGVLVFSTSALRAQEYTAQEIIDSGHKFFGATSGGLATVVEKIFASYGLPNGYLLGEEGSGALIGGLTYGEGTLYTKNAGDHKVFWQGPSLGWDFGGEGSRVMMLVYNLDDVSNLYNRYGGVAGSAYVVAGVGFNVLKNNNVLLVPIRTGVGARLGVNLGYLKLTERATWNPF
- a CDS encoding histidine phosphotransferase family protein — encoded protein: MADLFTLSAPDLAALLCSRVCHDIISPVGAINNGLELLDEGGADEDAMRLIRQSAKNASARLQFARIAFGAAGSAGMLIDTGDAEAVAIAFLKNEKPELTWNGARALLPKNKVKLLLNLILVANAAIPRGGKLVVTLENLDTEPRISLSASGPMLRVPPKFLELHSGHKPEEPIDAHSVQPYYTLLLAREAGMTISIHATAEEIVLSAA